In Candidatus Bathyarchaeia archaeon, the following proteins share a genomic window:
- a CDS encoding ABC transporter ATP-binding protein: MAEVLVSIRGLTIEFRVPRGILRAVDEVNLDIYKGEILGLVGESGCGKSVLAHAIIKQVDPNGYIKSGKVFFEGKDVFSMSEEELRRFRWKDVAIIFQGAQNALNPVMHVFDHMVDTVLDHEKIPKKSILERSLDLLKMVRLDAERVLKLYPHELSGGMKQRVISAMSLLLNPKFLILDEPTSSLDVLTQKYFLRLIRDIHDKMGITMLFITHDLGCVAEVADRIAVMYLANIIEVGNAEEIFYDPKHPYTAALIRSIPSTIGKIGDVKPIPGPIPDPVLPPPGCRFHPRCQYAFDKCRKEKPDLINIGNGRLAACHLFSQK, from the coding sequence ATGGCGGAGGTTTTAGTCAGCATCCGTGGGCTCACGATTGAGTTCAGGGTTCCTAGAGGAATTTTAAGAGCTGTTGATGAAGTCAACCTTGACATTTATAAAGGTGAGATCCTCGGCCTTGTCGGTGAAAGCGGGTGTGGTAAATCTGTTCTCGCGCATGCAATTATTAAGCAAGTTGATCCAAACGGTTATATTAAGAGCGGAAAAGTGTTCTTTGAAGGAAAGGATGTTTTCTCCATGAGTGAAGAGGAGCTGAGAAGGTTTAGGTGGAAAGACGTCGCTATAATTTTCCAAGGCGCACAGAATGCTTTGAACCCTGTTATGCATGTTTTTGATCACATGGTTGACACAGTTTTAGATCATGAAAAAATTCCAAAAAAGAGTATCTTAGAGAGGTCTCTTGATTTACTTAAGATGGTTCGTTTAGATGCAGAAAGGGTTCTAAAGCTTTATCCGCATGAGCTCAGTGGTGGAATGAAGCAGAGAGTCATATCCGCCATGAGCTTGCTACTTAACCCCAAATTTCTGATTTTGGATGAACCAACATCCTCTTTAGACGTTTTGACCCAGAAATATTTTCTCAGGCTTATAAGGGATATTCATGATAAGATGGGTATCACAATGCTCTTCATAACCCATGATCTTGGATGCGTGGCTGAGGTTGCCGATAGAATAGCCGTAATGTATCTCGCCAACATAATTGAAGTGGGAAATGCCGAAGAAATTTTCTATGATCCTAAACATCCATATACTGCGGCATTAATAAGATCTATTCCATCAACTATAGGAAAAATTGGAGACGTTAAACCAATACCCGGCCCAATACCCGACCCAGTTTTGCCGCCACCGGGATGTAGATTCCATCCCCGTTGCCAATATGCTTTCGATAAATGTAGAAAGGAAAAACCTGATTTAATAAATATTGGTAATGGAAGACTTGCCGCCTGTCATCTCTTTAGTCAAAAATAA
- a CDS encoding ABC transporter ATP-binding protein → MSQALISVENVSKVFSVGGGVFGKKKSICAVDDVSFQINEGETVALVGESGCGKSTLGRLTLGILQPTSGRILFRGRDIWRLNRSEFKEFRRNAQIIHQDPYDTLNPMRTIYQSLSPPLLHYKIVRNRKECWEKASELLEMVGLAPPEDFLQRYPARLSGGQMQRIAIARAISVNPSFIVADEAVSMLDASLRIEILDLLLDLKRKFNMACLFITHDFGVARYFARDGRILVMYLGSIVEVGPTEDVILDPIHPYTKILLDCVPIPDPKIARSKGIPYIKSLEIPSLTNVPVGCKFRTRCPYEKDVCSQKKPELKPAGRERFVACHMFS, encoded by the coding sequence ATGAGCCAGGCATTAATAAGCGTCGAGAACGTTAGTAAAGTCTTTAGTGTTGGTGGTGGAGTATTCGGCAAGAAAAAAAGTATTTGCGCTGTTGACGACGTCTCCTTCCAAATAAATGAAGGTGAAACAGTAGCATTAGTTGGCGAAAGTGGTTGCGGAAAAAGTACGCTAGGTAGGCTTACTCTAGGAATCTTGCAACCTACGTCTGGTAGAATACTATTTAGGGGAAGGGACATATGGCGCTTAAATAGGTCAGAGTTTAAAGAGTTTAGACGGAACGCCCAAATAATCCATCAAGACCCCTATGATACGCTAAACCCTATGAGAACAATATATCAATCTCTAAGCCCACCGCTTCTACACTACAAAATTGTCCGCAATAGAAAGGAATGTTGGGAAAAAGCATCGGAGCTCCTAGAAATGGTCGGTTTAGCCCCGCCAGAGGATTTCTTACAGAGGTATCCGGCTAGGTTGAGCGGTGGTCAAATGCAGAGAATAGCTATTGCAAGAGCAATCTCCGTTAATCCAAGCTTCATTGTGGCGGATGAAGCAGTTTCAATGCTTGACGCATCGCTGAGAATCGAAATATTAGATCTGCTCCTTGATCTTAAAAGAAAATTTAACATGGCATGCCTCTTTATAACCCATGACTTTGGGGTTGCAAGGTACTTTGCTAGGGATGGAAGAATACTTGTTATGTATCTTGGAAGTATTGTTGAAGTAGGGCCGACGGAAGACGTTATACTCGATCCAATTCACCCATATACTAAAATACTGCTTGATTGTGTACCTATACCTGACCCAAAAATCGCGCGCAGTAAAGGTATCCCATATATAAAAAGCTTAGAGATCCCGAGCCTAACAAATGTACCCGTAGGCTGTAAATTTCGCACAAGATGCCCCTATGAAAAAGATGTATGCTCCCAAAAGAAGCCGGAGCTCAAACCCGCTGGCAGAGAGCGCTTCGTTGCCTGCCATATGTTCTCTTAG